A portion of the Anoxybacillus gonensis genome contains these proteins:
- the mdh gene encoding malate dehydrogenase encodes MGMKRKKISIIGAGFTGATTAFILAQKELGDIVLVDIPQLENPTKGKALDMLESSPVLGFDANIIGTSDYADTADSDIVVITAGIARKPGMSRDDLVTTNQSIMKAVTKEVVKYSPNCFIIVLTNPVDAMTYTVFKESGFPKNRVIGQSGVLDTARFRTFVAQELNLSVKDITGFVLGGHGDDMVPLVRYSYAGGIPLETLIPKERLDAIVERTRKGGGEIVNLLGNGSAYYAPAASLAEMVEAIVKDQRRVLPAIAYLEGEYGYEGIYLGVPTILGGNGIEKVIELQLTEEEKAALAKSVESVKNVMKVLQ; translated from the coding sequence GTGGGTATGAAACGTAAAAAAATCTCAATTATCGGTGCTGGATTTACGGGAGCGACAACAGCGTTTATTTTAGCGCAAAAAGAGCTAGGGGATATCGTTCTTGTCGACATTCCACAATTGGAAAATCCGACAAAAGGAAAGGCGCTCGATATGCTTGAGTCAAGCCCAGTTCTTGGTTTTGACGCGAACATTATTGGTACGTCAGATTATGCGGATACGGCTGATTCAGATATCGTTGTCATCACTGCGGGGATTGCGCGGAAGCCAGGGATGAGCCGTGACGACTTAGTAACGACAAATCAAAGCATTATGAAAGCTGTAACGAAAGAAGTCGTCAAATACTCACCAAACTGCTTTATTATCGTCTTAACAAACCCAGTAGATGCGATGACATATACAGTATTTAAAGAATCAGGCTTTCCGAAAAACCGCGTCATCGGTCAATCGGGTGTATTAGATACCGCACGTTTCCGAACATTTGTTGCACAAGAATTAAACTTATCTGTTAAAGACATTACAGGATTTGTTTTAGGCGGTCATGGAGATGATATGGTACCGCTTGTACGTTACTCATACGCAGGAGGCATTCCGCTTGAAACGTTAATCCCAAAAGAGCGTTTAGATGCCATTGTTGAACGTACGCGTAAAGGTGGCGGTGAAATCGTCAACTTGCTAGGCAACGGTAGTGCTTATTATGCGCCAGCCGCTTCCCTTGCTGAGATGGTTGAAGCGATCGTAAAAGACCAGCGCCGAGTTCTTCCAGCCATCGCTTATTTAGAAGGCGAATACGGATATGAAGGCATTTATTTAGGTGTGCCAACGATTTTAGGTGGCAACGGAATCGAAAAAGTGATCGAATTACAGCTAACAGAAGAAGAAAAAGCAGCATTAGCGAAATCTGTTGAATCGGTGAAAAACGTGATGAAAGTATTACAATGA
- a CDS encoding MaoC/PaaZ C-terminal domain-containing protein, with protein sequence MAMLGKKRKIGRLISDISVGEKLVLTEAIEDKDLLLYLGLTNDANPLYIQHDYASQTPLKRPIVPAIMLTGMITSAISKYLPGPGSHIVSQTIEFKRPVYHYEHVEFLFEVTHVDEENNEIHISVQAVRDGEEILVGALRVVPPYPFMEEKALDNF encoded by the coding sequence ATGGCGATGTTAGGGAAAAAGCGTAAAATTGGGCGTTTAATTTCGGACATTTCGGTAGGGGAGAAGCTCGTATTAACGGAAGCGATTGAAGATAAAGATTTATTGTTATATTTAGGGCTGACAAACGATGCGAACCCGCTTTATATTCAACATGACTATGCATCTCAAACACCGTTGAAACGTCCGATCGTACCAGCGATTATGTTAACAGGTATGATTACATCAGCTATTTCGAAATATTTACCAGGTCCAGGAAGTCATATCGTTTCCCAAACGATTGAATTTAAACGACCGGTATATCATTATGAACACGTGGAGTTTTTATTTGAAGTAACGCATGTTGATGAAGAAAACAATGAAATTCATATTTCCGTTCAAGCGGTTCGAGATGGAGAAGAAATATTAGTTGGGGCGTTGCGTGTCGTTCCTCCATATCCGTTTATGGAAGAAAAAGCATTAGATAACTTTTAA